One window of the Thermodesulfomicrobium sp. WS genome contains the following:
- a CDS encoding outer membrane protein assembly factor BamD gives MYKIFLVGLVSVILSGCGVIDYYFLTPPEDTAQELYQNAQASMQEKDYAAAIESLVKLGDRYPFSPYSIQGRIMLGDAYFLNKQYREAIDTYDEFLSLHPRSEQVPYVLFQLGVSKYEVQPAIDLPQDQVAEAIEHFQRIIQTYPETPYAAEARQYIEKCRRRLAEHELYIANFYWESGSYKAAWLRYDAIFREYGDIADVASLADSRRKAAFVKYQETAVGEELSPSRWKKWLDWL, from the coding sequence ATGTATAAAATTTTTCTTGTGGGCCTCGTGAGTGTGATTCTTTCTGGATGTGGCGTCATCGATTATTATTTTCTCACGCCGCCCGAGGACACGGCGCAGGAGTTGTATCAGAACGCCCAGGCATCCATGCAAGAGAAGGACTATGCCGCGGCCATCGAATCGCTGGTGAAGCTCGGGGACCGCTATCCCTTTAGTCCGTATTCCATTCAGGGCCGCATCATGTTGGGAGATGCGTATTTTCTCAACAAACAATACCGAGAGGCCATCGATACCTACGATGAATTCCTCTCCTTGCATCCGCGAAGCGAGCAGGTCCCGTATGTGTTGTTCCAGCTTGGGGTGAGCAAATACGAGGTGCAGCCCGCCATCGATCTGCCTCAGGATCAGGTGGCTGAGGCCATCGAGCACTTCCAGCGCATCATCCAGACCTATCCCGAGACGCCGTATGCGGCCGAGGCGCGGCAGTACATCGAAAAATGCCGGCGGCGTTTGGCGGAACACGAGCTCTATATCGCCAACTTTTACTGGGAATCTGGGTCCTATAAGGCCGCCTGGCTGCGCTATGACGCCATCTTTCGGGAGTATGGCGATATTGCGGATGTGGCCAGCCTTGCCGATAGTCGGCGCAAGGCAGCGTTTGTCAAATACCAAGAAACTGCGGTGGGAGAAGAACTCTCGCCAAGCCGTTGGAAGAAGTGGCTTGATTGGCTCTAA
- the trxB gene encoding thioredoxin-disulfide reductase produces the protein MWDCLVIGGGPAGMTAGLYLARSGVRAAVVERFAAGGQVLNTERIDNYPGFPEGILGYELAALMEKGLERFGLERLTGEVREVEPGVPLRVHIDAAVHEAKSVIVCSGATWRKLGVPGEERLTGKGVSYCALCDGFFFKDKTIACIGGGDTALEESLYLQKLARKIYLIHRRDAFRGTKIYQDKVLASPTIEVLWNTVVESIEGEDAVREIALRNVVTDVRSTLAVEGVFVFVGNRPLADFLPPTVERDAAGFVVTDMEMATTVPGIFAAGDVRAKTCRQVTTAVGDGAVAAFSVLSYLEHTHV, from the coding sequence ATGTGGGATTGTTTGGTCATCGGTGGAGGTCCGGCGGGTATGACCGCCGGCCTCTATCTGGCTCGTTCTGGGGTGCGGGCTGCGGTGGTGGAGCGGTTTGCCGCAGGCGGCCAGGTGCTCAACACCGAGCGCATCGATAATTACCCCGGCTTTCCAGAAGGGATCTTGGGCTACGAGCTCGCTGCCCTCATGGAAAAAGGCCTGGAGCGCTTCGGCCTGGAGCGCTTGACGGGCGAGGTGCGTGAAGTGGAGCCGGGGGTGCCGCTGCGGGTGCACATCGATGCCGCGGTGCACGAGGCCAAGAGTGTGATCGTCTGCTCGGGCGCCACTTGGCGCAAGCTCGGCGTGCCTGGAGAAGAGCGGCTGACCGGCAAGGGGGTTTCCTACTGCGCGCTGTGCGATGGTTTTTTCTTCAAGGATAAAACCATCGCCTGCATCGGTGGCGGGGATACCGCCTTGGAAGAGAGCCTGTATTTGCAAAAACTCGCGCGCAAGATCTATCTTATTCATCGTCGAGACGCTTTTCGGGGCACCAAGATATACCAAGACAAGGTGCTCGCCTCTCCAACCATTGAGGTGCTCTGGAATACGGTGGTGGAGTCCATTGAGGGGGAAGATGCGGTGCGCGAGATCGCGCTGCGCAATGTCGTCACCGACGTCCGCTCGACCCTGGCGGTGGAGGGTGTTTTTGTGTTTGTGGGCAATCGTCCTTTGGCGGATTTCCTCCCTCCGACAGTGGAACGCGATGCTGCGGGGTTTGTGGTGACGGATATGGAGATGGCTACGACGGTGCCCGGTATTTTTGCCGCGGGTGATGTGCGCGCCAAGACATGCCGTCAAGTGACTACTGCGGTGGGAGATGGCGCTGTGGCCGCTTTTTCTGTTCTCTCGTATTTGGAACATACCCATGTATAA
- a CDS encoding lytic transglycosylase domain-containing protein — protein MRWCVAVVMVCALAVPSWAEGRFYYAINRDGSIHVSDMPLSPRFKPFRFTHSVNYIRRVALGMRRKQVSWPQVERLATVAATRYGLDPRLVLAIIDVESGGDAGAVSPAGAQGIMQIMPDTARELDLDAPFDPEANIDAGVRYLRQMFERFGELRLAVAAYNAGPGAVERHGGVPPYPETQTYVHRVLSRLQASR, from the coding sequence ATGCGGTGGTGTGTGGCCGTGGTGATGGTTTGTGCACTGGCCGTTCCTTCCTGGGCAGAAGGGCGCTTTTATTATGCCATCAACCGCGACGGCTCGATCCACGTCAGCGACATGCCCCTGTCTCCGCGCTTCAAGCCCTTTCGTTTCACCCATTCTGTGAACTATATCCGGCGCGTGGCCTTGGGGATGCGCCGCAAGCAGGTGTCGTGGCCACAGGTGGAGCGTCTCGCCACGGTGGCCGCCACGCGCTATGGACTGGACCCGCGCTTGGTGCTTGCCATTATCGATGTCGAGTCCGGAGGCGATGCCGGCGCGGTGTCTCCCGCCGGGGCGCAGGGGATCATGCAGATCATGCCGGACACCGCTCGGGAATTGGATTTGGACGCCCCCTTTGATCCAGAGGCCAACATTGACGCCGGGGTGCGGTACCTTCGGCAGATGTTTGAGCGTTTTGGTGAGCTGCGTTTGGCCGTGGCCGCGTACAATGCAGGCCCCGGCGCGGTGGAGCGCCATGGCGGCGTTCCGCCGTACCCGGAGACCCAGACCTATGTGCATCGTGTCCTTTCCCGCCTGCAGGCGAGCCGATAA
- a CDS encoding septum formation initiator family protein: protein MVVDLIFVYRIVHPEIGIPAYRDLRQRTQELREKIQQIDSENRELSAEIRVLRQDEQYVRRLVRRELLYAEQDEIMYIFK from the coding sequence GTGGTGGTGGATCTGATTTTTGTGTATCGGATCGTGCATCCAGAGATCGGAATTCCTGCGTATCGGGATCTTCGGCAGCGCACGCAGGAACTGCGAGAAAAAATCCAACAGATTGATTCGGAAAATAGAGAGCTCAGTGCGGAGATTCGTGTTTTGCGGCAGGACGAACAATATGTCCGCCGTCTGGTGCGGCGTGAACTCCTGTATGCGGAACAAGATGAAATCATGTACATTTTCAAGTGA
- the tsaD gene encoding tRNA (adenosine(37)-N6)-threonylcarbamoyltransferase complex transferase subunit TsaD — MRVLGIETSCDESAVALWDGGVRACRTQSQIPMHAVFGGVVPELASREHLRVLPALVEQTLAEAGLGAADVDLIAVTRGPGLLGALLVGVAFAKAMAVAVDRPILGIDHLQAHLMAAFVDQDPVFPAVGLLVSGGHTALYAMHDVDRMELLGRTLDDAAGEAFDKIAKLLNLPYPGGAYLDALAQRGSVSRPFLPRPFLDNDHCDFSFSGLKTAAGIWIRDHGISPLEYSTFDATAVPAAVCDLCAEVNQAVVDTLVEKTRRALVRFPEARALVVAGGVAANTAVRAACAALACEYGLAFFVPPLAYCGDNGAMVAFLGHLLGTRGYRHDLSFEAIPRGRRIPHDVLRTSS; from the coding sequence ATGCGGGTCTTGGGTATTGAGACTTCCTGCGACGAATCTGCGGTCGCGCTGTGGGACGGCGGCGTGCGCGCCTGCCGCACCCAAAGTCAAATTCCCATGCATGCCGTGTTTGGCGGCGTGGTGCCGGAGCTCGCTTCGCGTGAGCATTTGCGGGTACTGCCTGCTTTGGTGGAGCAGACCTTGGCCGAGGCCGGGCTGGGGGCCGCGGATGTGGATTTGATTGCGGTGACTCGGGGACCGGGGCTTTTGGGGGCGCTTTTGGTGGGCGTGGCCTTTGCCAAGGCCATGGCGGTTGCCGTGGACCGGCCGATCTTGGGGATCGATCATCTCCAGGCCCACCTCATGGCTGCATTTGTGGATCAAGATCCGGTGTTTCCCGCAGTAGGGTTGCTCGTGTCCGGCGGCCATACGGCGCTCTATGCCATGCACGATGTGGATCGCATGGAGCTTTTGGGGCGCACCCTCGACGACGCAGCCGGCGAGGCCTTCGACAAGATCGCCAAGCTCCTCAATCTGCCGTATCCTGGGGGCGCGTATCTCGACGCCTTGGCGCAGCGCGGAAGCGTTTCCCGCCCGTTTCTCCCGCGGCCGTTTTTGGACAACGACCATTGTGACTTCAGCTTCAGTGGCCTCAAAACCGCGGCCGGGATCTGGATTCGGGACCATGGGATTTCCCCCTTGGAATACAGCACCTTTGACGCCACAGCGGTCCCCGCGGCGGTCTGCGACCTGTGCGCCGAGGTCAATCAGGCCGTGGTGGACACCTTGGTGGAAAAGACCCGTCGCGCCTTGGTGCGTTTTCCCGAGGCTCGTGCCTTGGTGGTGGCGGGCGGCGTTGCCGCCAATACCGCAGTGCGGGCGGCGTGTGCCGCCTTGGCGTGCGAGTATGGTCTGGCCTTTTTCGTCCCGCCCCTTGCCTATTGCGGGGACAATGGGGCTATGGTAGCTTTTCTCGGTCATCTTTTGGGGACGCGCGGCTATCGGCATGACCTGTCCTTCGAGGCCATCCCCCGAGGGCGTCGCATTCCCCATGATGTTCTTCGAACCTCAAGCTAA
- a CDS encoding Mrp/NBP35 family ATP-binding protein yields MERQDRQIASTLSRIKYKLFVMSGKGGVGKSSIAVNLAAALAVQGYRVGLLDVDIHGPSVPHLLGLTGLLEIERDKGILPKRYNENLAVVSMESLLKDPDQAVLWKGPMKTSAIRQFISDVLWGDLDFLVVDSPPGTGDEPMTVLKTMPDALSIVVTTPQEISLADVRKAINFLQYTRANILGVVENMSGLICPHCAQEISLFKKGGGEELARKYGLQFLGAIPLDPATVVAGDLGKPVVLLEGEYPAKTALLQFAQRVVQAIESSLEAASTPAS; encoded by the coding sequence ATGGAGCGGCAGGACCGGCAGATCGCCTCGACTCTGTCGCGCATCAAATACAAATTGTTTGTCATGAGCGGTAAGGGAGGGGTGGGCAAGAGTTCCATCGCGGTCAATCTCGCCGCGGCCTTGGCGGTGCAGGGCTACCGTGTGGGGCTTTTGGACGTGGATATCCACGGGCCCAGTGTCCCGCATCTCTTGGGTCTCACGGGGCTTTTGGAAATCGAGCGCGACAAGGGTATCCTGCCCAAGCGGTACAATGAGAACCTGGCCGTGGTTTCCATGGAGTCGCTCCTCAAGGATCCGGATCAAGCGGTGCTGTGGAAGGGCCCCATGAAGACTTCGGCCATTCGGCAGTTCATCTCGGATGTACTCTGGGGGGATTTGGACTTCTTGGTGGTGGATTCGCCCCCAGGTACTGGCGATGAGCCCATGACCGTGCTCAAGACCATGCCGGACGCCTTGAGCATCGTGGTCACCACCCCGCAGGAGATCTCCCTGGCCGATGTGCGTAAGGCCATCAATTTTTTGCAGTACACGCGGGCCAATATTCTTGGCGTGGTGGAGAACATGAGCGGGCTGATTTGCCCGCATTGTGCGCAGGAGATCTCGCTCTTCAAGAAAGGCGGCGGCGAAGAGCTGGCCCGGAAATACGGGCTGCAATTCCTGGGCGCCATTCCTTTGGACCCTGCTACTGTGGTGGCGGGAGACCTGGGAAAGCCCGTGGTGCTTTTGGAGGGCGAATACCCGGCCAAAACCGCCTTGTTGCAATTTGCCCAAAGGGTGGTACAGGCCATTGAAAGCAGTCTGGAGGCGGCATCCACGCCGGCCTCGTAA
- a CDS encoding PilT/PilU family type 4a pilus ATPase, with the protein MQRADLDHILHQAMHFAPDTSDLIFTVGKPMQAEVHGELQDVPLQPNPGPLLPRQVEAIATCLMGRNIRLYEDQLRTGSCDLSYELAGVCRFRVNVLSQKGSLAIVMRKLTAEVPTIDQLRLPAVFHEMAREKFGLILVTGATGSGKSTSLAALIDAINAQFAKHIVTLEDPIEYVHTHKRGTVNQRELGLDFDSFASGLRAALRQAPKVILVGEIRDRETITIALEAAETGHLVLGTLHTSDTGQTINRIIGMFELAEERLIRSRLAESLKFIVSQRLMPKRGGGRVAAFEILKTNLRIRDLIYNGETEDKTFYQVVESGSAYGMITFDQYLSDLFAQGIITEDVAMTNASDKSKLAQMIDKIKAARGEKVTNIDGLELDLDYEKKVVERPS; encoded by the coding sequence ATGCAGCGCGCCGATCTTGACCACATTCTGCATCAGGCAATGCATTTTGCCCCAGACACTTCGGACCTCATCTTCACGGTGGGAAAACCCATGCAGGCCGAGGTGCACGGCGAGCTTCAGGATGTCCCTTTGCAGCCCAATCCTGGGCCGCTTCTGCCCCGGCAGGTGGAGGCCATTGCCACCTGCCTTATGGGCCGCAATATCCGTTTGTACGAAGACCAGCTCCGTACCGGATCCTGCGATTTGTCGTATGAACTTGCCGGGGTGTGTCGCTTCCGTGTCAACGTCTTGAGCCAGAAGGGCTCGCTTGCCATCGTCATGCGCAAACTCACCGCTGAGGTTCCGACCATTGACCAGTTGCGGCTGCCGGCGGTCTTTCATGAAATGGCGCGGGAGAAATTTGGGCTCATTTTGGTCACTGGTGCCACGGGTTCGGGGAAATCCACCTCGCTCGCAGCGCTCATCGATGCGATCAATGCACAATTCGCCAAACATATCGTGACATTGGAAGACCCCATCGAGTACGTGCACACCCACAAGCGCGGGACCGTCAACCAGCGGGAGCTGGGACTGGACTTCGACTCGTTCGCCTCCGGCCTGCGGGCGGCCCTGCGTCAGGCCCCCAAGGTCATCCTCGTGGGCGAAATCCGCGACCGGGAAACCATCACGATTGCCTTGGAGGCGGCGGAGACCGGTCACTTGGTGCTCGGGACCCTGCACACCTCGGATACCGGTCAGACCATCAACCGCATCATCGGCATGTTCGAGTTGGCCGAAGAACGGCTCATCCGCTCCCGTTTGGCGGAAAGTCTGAAGTTTATCGTCTCGCAGCGACTCATGCCCAAACGTGGCGGCGGCCGCGTGGCGGCTTTTGAAATCCTCAAAACCAACTTGCGTATCCGTGATCTCATCTATAACGGCGAGACCGAAGACAAGACTTTTTACCAAGTGGTGGAGTCCGGGTCGGCCTACGGCATGATCACCTTTGACCAATATCTGAGCGATCTTTTTGCGCAGGGTATCATTACCGAGGACGTGGCCATGACCAATGCCTCGGACAAATCCAAACTGGCGCAGATGATCGACAAGATCAAGGCCGCCCGCGGAGAAAAAGTGACCAACATCGATGGGTTGGAGTTGGATTTGGACTACGAGAAAAAGGTTGTGGAACGACCCAGCTAA
- a CDS encoding type IV pilus twitching motility protein PilT, with translation MAQIDAFFKMMHDLGASDLHLSSGSQPIIRLHGDMQRVKYKVLEHDELKKLLYEITPENKIKQFEETGDVDFSYEVPHVARYRANFFMQKRGIGAVFREIPQKILTVDELGLPPILKNLAMLPKGLVLVTGPTGSGKSTTLAAIIDYANKMRKDHILTIEDPIEFVHEPQNCLINQREVGRDTLSFNAALRGALREDPDIILVGEMRDLETIQLALEAAETGHLVFGTLHTISASKTIDRIIEVFPGDLQGQVRSGLADSLRAIVAQNLFKRVDKPGRCAALEILIALPAVRNLIRENKIFQINSVIETGKKYGMQSLDDAIMQLLMAGKIDAEQAYNKAANKSKFRDFLTTPPQDFTEV, from the coding sequence ATGGCGCAAATCGATGCCTTTTTCAAAATGATGCATGACCTCGGCGCGTCGGACTTGCATCTTTCGTCTGGCTCCCAGCCGATCATTCGCTTGCATGGAGATATGCAGCGGGTCAAATACAAGGTGTTGGAACACGACGAGCTCAAAAAACTCCTCTACGAGATTACCCCGGAGAACAAGATCAAGCAGTTCGAAGAAACGGGGGATGTGGATTTTTCCTACGAGGTGCCCCACGTGGCGCGGTACCGTGCCAATTTTTTCATGCAAAAGCGTGGGATCGGCGCGGTCTTTCGCGAGATTCCCCAGAAGATCCTCACCGTGGACGAGTTGGGACTGCCGCCAATTCTCAAAAATTTGGCCATGCTCCCCAAAGGGTTGGTGTTGGTGACCGGCCCTACGGGCTCCGGTAAATCCACCACGTTGGCAGCCATCATCGATTACGCCAACAAGATGCGCAAAGACCACATTCTCACCATCGAGGACCCCATCGAATTCGTGCACGAGCCCCAAAACTGCCTCATCAACCAGCGTGAGGTGGGGCGCGATACCTTGAGCTTCAATGCCGCCTTGCGTGGGGCCCTGCGCGAAGACCCGGACATCATCCTGGTGGGTGAAATGCGGGACCTGGAGACCATCCAACTGGCCTTGGAAGCAGCGGAAACCGGCCATTTGGTGTTTGGCACCTTGCATACCATCTCGGCCTCCAAGACCATCGACCGTATCATCGAGGTCTTCCCCGGAGATCTCCAAGGCCAGGTGCGCTCAGGATTGGCGGATTCCCTGCGGGCCATCGTGGCCCAGAACCTTTTCAAACGTGTGGACAAACCGGGGCGCTGCGCGGCTTTGGAGATCCTCATCGCCTTGCCAGCGGTGCGCAACCTCATCCGAGAAAACAAAATCTTCCAGATCAACTCGGTCATCGAGACCGGGAAGAAGTACGGCATGCAGAGCCTGGATGACGCCATCATGCAGCTCCTTATGGCAGGCAAGATCGATGCGGAGCAGGCCTACAACAAGGCGGCCAACAAATCCAAATTCCGCGATTTTCTCACCACGCCGCCACAAGATTTCACCGAGGTCTAG
- the trxA gene encoding thioredoxin, whose translation MAAQVTDATFQTEVLQCDLPVLVDFWAPWCGPCRAIAPVIDELTQEFAGQVKILKMNVDENPATPSTYGIRAIPTLILFKKGEVIEQVTGAVSKASLKQMLSDKAL comes from the coding sequence ATGGCTGCTCAGGTTACTGATGCCACCTTCCAAACCGAAGTGCTCCAATGCGATCTTCCTGTGCTCGTGGATTTTTGGGCACCCTGGTGTGGCCCGTGTCGGGCCATTGCCCCGGTCATCGACGAGTTGACCCAGGAGTTCGCCGGCCAGGTCAAGATTTTGAAAATGAATGTGGACGAAAATCCGGCTACGCCGAGCACCTACGGAATCCGCGCCATCCCGACATTGATCCTGTTCAAGAAGGGCGAGGTGATCGAGCAGGTGACCGGCGCGGTATCCAAGGCGAGCCTCAAACAGATGTTGAGTGACAAGGCCCTGTAA
- a CDS encoding zinc-ribbon domain-containing protein yields MEIRCPQCDARFALPPERIPEARRFKVSCPQCKHPIVVERPEANKPQSPAAVPDEPEYFPHDAHVVFVYVQQAALHHRICDYIRNHGGYVSEARSIPEAIAKIRANYYHEMIFQDDEEGRQLLEIIATWNGLRRREVNVILVESNRRTLSPMDAFLTGVNAVISSKDSAEIEKFLDLARDAYKAAMEPWRIAAAHVHGVGIES; encoded by the coding sequence ATGGAGATCCGTTGTCCGCAGTGTGACGCCCGGTTCGCGTTGCCTCCAGAGCGTATTCCCGAGGCACGGCGCTTCAAGGTGAGCTGCCCGCAATGCAAGCATCCCATCGTGGTGGAGCGTCCTGAGGCGAACAAGCCGCAATCGCCTGCGGCAGTGCCCGATGAGCCCGAGTATTTTCCTCATGATGCCCATGTGGTCTTTGTGTATGTCCAGCAGGCGGCCCTGCATCATCGTATCTGTGACTATATTCGCAACCATGGTGGATACGTGTCGGAAGCCCGCAGTATTCCGGAGGCGATAGCGAAAATCCGCGCCAACTATTACCACGAGATGATTTTTCAAGACGATGAGGAAGGACGACAGCTTTTGGAGATCATTGCAACGTGGAATGGTCTTCGGCGGCGGGAAGTAAACGTCATCTTGGTGGAGTCAAACCGCCGCACCTTGTCGCCGATGGATGCATTCTTGACTGGGGTGAATGCGGTGATCTCCAGTAAGGACTCTGCGGAAATCGAAAAGTTTTTGGATCTTGCTCGAGATGCGTACAAGGCTGCTATGGAGCCGTGGAGGATTGCGGCGGCGCATGTCCACGGGGTGGGGATTGAGTCATGA
- a CDS encoding tetratricopeptide repeat protein yields MNTETLALFEELAAQDPGSSIFLHVARLFRAHGDAARAAAVLRRGLSTHPGHIEAGLLLADTLAELGESDGDMVHETGERLLRFPRFWQALSQTSAERGAVDLAVVAGLMALLAQGEKVQWGQILLHGVRESLAAVEVSASREPETDLDADEVTQFCLNASIRTKTMAKLFSMHGEHEQALAIYEELLAKAQSPEERNELQQLRDAERHQAGLEPDRQSQMFSLLDQLATRLETRTMARS; encoded by the coding sequence ATGAACACCGAAACATTGGCGCTCTTTGAAGAGCTCGCGGCGCAGGACCCGGGATCGAGTATTTTTTTACATGTGGCGCGGCTGTTTCGTGCTCATGGAGACGCCGCCCGGGCAGCAGCGGTGCTGCGGCGGGGGCTGAGTACGCACCCTGGGCATATCGAAGCAGGCCTGCTTTTGGCCGACACCTTGGCGGAGCTCGGGGAAAGCGATGGGGATATGGTCCACGAAACCGGAGAGCGCCTGCTGCGTTTTCCGCGCTTCTGGCAGGCCTTGAGCCAGACGAGCGCCGAGCGTGGCGCCGTGGACCTTGCCGTGGTGGCAGGGCTCATGGCCCTTCTGGCCCAAGGGGAGAAGGTCCAATGGGGGCAGATCCTTTTGCATGGGGTGCGGGAATCCTTGGCCGCCGTGGAGGTGTCTGCCTCGCGCGAGCCAGAGACCGACTTGGACGCCGATGAAGTGACGCAGTTTTGTCTCAACGCCAGCATCCGCACCAAGACCATGGCCAAGCTTTTCTCCATGCATGGCGAACATGAACAGGCGCTTGCCATTTATGAGGAATTGTTGGCCAAGGCCCAGAGCCCTGAGGAGCGCAACGAGTTGCAGCAGCTTCGGGATGCCGAGCGCCACCAAGCGGGCTTGGAGCCGGATCGGCAATCGCAAATGTTTTCGCTTCTCGACCAGCTGGCAACACGTTTGGAAACCAGAACCATGGCGAGGTCATGA
- a CDS encoding VTT domain-containing protein: protein MERAASSPRAQWTLAVVSAAESVFFPIPPDPMLFAMGLACPGRVFGYAAITLLASVFGGVVGYGIGAFFMDSVGWPLIGALGIARHYDTVRAWYAAYDAWAVVVAGLTPVPYKLCTLTAGAFGIRFWVFVVASVIGRGLRFLTVAALVYWWGERARQLVERRLNWIVSAGVLVVIVAAVAFGVLR, encoded by the coding sequence ATGGAGCGAGCGGCGAGCAGCCCACGAGCCCAGTGGACGCTTGCCGTCGTCTCGGCGGCGGAGTCGGTTTTTTTTCCCATTCCTCCGGACCCGATGCTCTTTGCCATGGGCCTGGCGTGTCCGGGGCGGGTGTTTGGCTACGCAGCGATAACGTTGCTCGCTTCGGTGTTCGGTGGTGTGGTGGGCTACGGCATCGGGGCCTTTTTCATGGACTCCGTGGGGTGGCCGCTCATCGGTGCGCTGGGCATTGCGCGCCATTATGACACGGTGCGGGCCTGGTATGCGGCCTACGATGCCTGGGCCGTGGTGGTTGCCGGTTTGACGCCGGTACCCTATAAATTGTGCACGCTGACGGCCGGGGCCTTTGGGATCCGTTTTTGGGTGTTTGTGGTGGCCTCCGTGATCGGTCGGGGGCTCCGCTTTTTGACAGTGGCCGCTTTGGTGTACTGGTGGGGAGAGCGCGCCCGGCAATTGGTGGAGCGGCGTTTGAATTGGATCGTTTCGGCTGGCGTCCTTGTGGTCATCGTGGCCGCCGTAGCCTTTGGGGTATTGCGTTAG
- the pgsA gene encoding CDP-diacylglycerol--glycerol-3-phosphate 3-phosphatidyltransferase, whose product MYSIPNILTLLRVAAVPLLMILLAMPGPVVCPVAAVVFALAALTDLADGMIARRYNQITTVGKFLDPVADKVLVVSALILLAGLQWVPAWLVVVIVARDILVTGLRAVAAEQGVVIAADRYGKWKTALQTIALVPLIYHYPLWGVNMSAIGMVFLYGALALTVYSGWNYFVSFSGTIRH is encoded by the coding sequence ATGTATTCCATTCCCAATATCCTCACATTGCTTCGGGTGGCAGCCGTCCCCCTCCTGATGATTCTGCTTGCCATGCCCGGCCCGGTGGTCTGTCCGGTGGCGGCGGTGGTGTTTGCTTTGGCTGCCCTGACCGATTTGGCCGATGGGATGATCGCCCGCCGCTACAATCAGATCACCACGGTGGGGAAGTTTTTGGATCCTGTGGCGGACAAGGTGCTCGTGGTTTCGGCGCTGATCCTGCTGGCCGGGTTGCAATGGGTGCCGGCGTGGCTGGTGGTGGTCATCGTGGCGCGGGATATCTTGGTCACCGGCCTGCGAGCAGTGGCGGCTGAGCAAGGGGTGGTCATCGCCGCCGACCGGTACGGGAAATGGAAGACGGCGCTGCAAACCATCGCCCTGGTGCCGCTCATCTACCACTATCCTCTGTGGGGGGTGAACATGAGCGCCATCGGCATGGTTTTTTTGTATGGGGCCTTGGCGCTCACGGTCTATTCGGGGTGGAACTACTTCGTTTCGTTCTCGGGAACGATTCGTCATTAG
- the fbp gene encoding class 1 fructose-bisphosphatase — protein MRQVTTVVEHLLLQQKERPLASGRFTRLLTELILAAKIIDREVSKAGLLDVLGGTGEVNVQGEMVQKLDDFANRVIIRRMERVGVLCAMVSEENADVIEIPHQYPQGDYILVFDPLDGSANIDANVSIGTIFSIYRRQGGSATGVTLSDVLQKGSMQVAAGYFIYGSSTMLVYTTGNGVHGFTLDPSVGEFLLSHPDIRIPEQGKIYSVNEGYTPYWDPTTRKAVEYFRSCDNALGRPYSLRYIGSLVSDIHRNLIYGGIFLYPADCRDPKKPTGKLRLMCEANPMAMIVEQAGGMALDGRRRILDIEPDELHQRTPLVIGSKNDVLAVQRIYAEADAEAR, from the coding sequence ATGCGTCAAGTAACGACTGTCGTCGAACATTTGCTGTTGCAGCAAAAGGAACGGCCGCTGGCTTCAGGTCGTTTTACGCGTTTGCTGACCGAGCTCATCTTGGCCGCCAAGATTATCGACCGCGAGGTCTCCAAAGCGGGACTCTTGGACGTGCTTGGCGGCACGGGCGAGGTCAATGTGCAGGGCGAGATGGTGCAGAAACTCGATGATTTTGCCAATCGCGTCATCATTCGCCGCATGGAGCGGGTTGGCGTGCTGTGTGCCATGGTTTCCGAGGAAAATGCGGATGTCATTGAAATTCCTCATCAATATCCGCAGGGAGACTACATCTTGGTGTTTGATCCCCTGGATGGCTCGGCCAATATTGACGCCAATGTGAGCATTGGAACGATTTTTAGCATCTATCGCCGCCAAGGTGGATCGGCAACGGGCGTTACCTTGAGTGATGTATTGCAGAAAGGATCCATGCAGGTTGCGGCGGGGTATTTTATCTACGGATCATCGACGATGCTTGTGTACACCACAGGCAACGGTGTCCATGGGTTTACCCTTGATCCAAGCGTTGGAGAATTTTTACTTTCCCACCCGGATATCCGTATTCCGGAGCAAGGAAAAATCTATTCGGTCAACGAGGGCTATACACCGTACTGGGATCCCACGACACGTAAGGCCGTGGAGTATTTTCGCTCCTGTGACAATGCGTTAGGCCGACCGTATAGTCTCCGTTATATTGGTTCTCTGGTTTCGGATATTCATCGCAATCTGATTTACGGGGGGATCTTCCTCTATCCTGCTGATTGTCGGGATCCCAAAAAGCCTACAGGAAAGTTGCGCCTCATGTGCGAGGCCAATCCTATGGCCATGATCGTGGAGCAGGCGGGGGGCATGGCCTTGGATGGTCGGCGCCGGATTCTCGATATTGAGCCCGATGAACTCCACCAGCGCACCCCTTTGGTCATTGGCTCCAAGAATGATGTGCTCGCGGTACAGCGCATTTATGCCGAGGCCGATGCTGAGGCGCGCTAG